In a single window of the Jaculus jaculus isolate mJacJac1 chromosome 9, mJacJac1.mat.Y.cur, whole genome shotgun sequence genome:
- the LOC101596404 gene encoding olfactory receptor 1468-like — MTGQNQTIISQFLLLGLPIPPEHLLLFYVLFLTIYLTTMLGNFLIIVLIHLDSRLHMPMYSLLSNLSFSDLCFSSVTMPKLLQNMQSQVPSIPYAGCLMQMYFFLFFGDLESFLLVAMAYDRYVAICFPLHYTSIMSPKRCVCLVVISWLLTTFHAMLHTLLMARLSFCADNVIPHFFCDMSALLKLSCSDTHINKLVIFVMGGIILVIPFVLIIVSYARIVSSILKVPSAHGIHKAFSTCGSHLSVVSLFYGTVIGLYLCPSATNSTMKETVMSMMYTVVTPMLNPFIYSLRNRDMKAALARLVSKSWLSS; from the exons ATGACAGGACAGAATCAAACCATCATCTCACAGTTCCTCCTCTTGGGCCTGCCCATCCCTCCAGAGCACCTACTCCTATTCTATGTTCTATTCCTGACCATATACCTCACCACCATGCTGGGGAACTTCCTCATCATCGTCCTCATTCATCTGGACTCCCGTCTCCACATGCCCATGTATTCTCTCCTCAGCAACTTGTCCTTCTCTGACCTTTGCTTTTCCTCTGTCACGATGCCCAAACTTCTGCAGAACATGCAGAGCCAAGTACCATCCATCCCCTATGCAGGATGCTTGATGCAAATGTACTTCTTCCTGTTCTTTGGAGACCTTGAGAGCTTCCTGCTTGTGGCCATGGCCTATgaccgctatgtggccatctgcTTCCCCCTACACTACACCAGCATCATGAGCCCCAAGCGCTGTGTGTGTCTGGTGGTGATATCTTGGCTGTTAACCACATTTCATGCCATGTTGCACACTCTGCTCATGGCCAGATTGTCTTTCTGTGCAGACAATGTGATTCCCCACTTTTTCTGTGACATGTCTGCCCTGCTCAAGCTGTCCTGCTCTGATACTCACATTAACAAATTGGTGATATTTGTCATGGGAGGCATTATTCTTGTCATTCCATTTGTTCTCATTATTGTGTCCTATGCTCGGATTGTCTCCTCCATTCTCAAGGTTCCTTCTGCTCATGGCATTCATAAAGCCTTCTCTACTTGTGGTTCCCACCTGTCTGTGGTGTCACTGTTCTATGGGACAGTTATTGGTCTCTACTTATGCCCATCAGCTACTAATTCTACAATGAAGGAGACTGTTATGTCTATGATGTACACAGTGGTGACTCCCATGCTGAACCCCTTCATCTATAGCCTGAGGAACAGAGACATGAAGGCAGCCCTGGCAAGA CTTGTCTCAAAGTCATGGCTATCATCTTGA